A window of Streptomyces sp. Je 1-332 genomic DNA:
GAGTCCCACGAGGACGACGGCGAGCCGCAGTTCGTCGGACATGGAGGCGTCCGCCTCGTGCTTGAGGAGGTGGCGCAGGAGGGTGTGGTCCGTGTTCCGCCGGTCGTACTGCGCGGCGCGGAGCACCGCCACCCTGCGCCCGCGGTTCCCGGCCACGCCGTCCCAGACCGTGCGGTCGCCCGTCCGCAGCAGGGCCAGGTCGGTGCGCCCCTTGGCGAGCACCTGTTCCCACAGGGGCGGGCGGGGGTGGGGGTCGAGACGCCGGTACGCCAGGTGCTCGACCGCGTTGAGGAGGAGGTGGTCCGGTTCGGTGTGCAGGAGCGCCGCGTGCAGGCGCGCGACCAGCTGCACGGGGGAGCGCTCGGGGAGCCCGAGCGCGCCGCGCAGCTCGGTGCGGCGCTCGTCGAGATCGGGCACGCAGTCCTCGCGGAAGTCGCCCTCCGTGTCGGCGATCTCGGCGAGTATCCGCGCCTCGCCGTCGGTCGGCGACAGGCCTACGTAGTCCTGCCAGCCGGGCAGCCCGACGAGGATCTCCAGGGCTTCGTCCACGCTGTCCCCGATGGTCCCGGCGGCCCCCTCGGAATCGGCGTACAGCACGGAACCGTCCCCGCACACGAAATACGTGCCCCCGGAATCGTCCCCCGCGATCGGTTCCAGCGGACCGCCCGACGCGAGGCGTACCTCTTCGACGTGGTCCGCGCGGGACAGGTCGAATGCGAAAGGGAACGCGGCCAGCTCGGCCAGGCGTGGATCCTGTCGCAGCAGGCGGAGTGCACGTTCGGTCATGCTTCGAAAGTAACAGCGGTCACTGACAGCAGACCCACAACAGGACTCCCCAATTCCCTATGCGCTTTCCGATACTTTTACTGCGGAATGGGAGATTCGCGGAACTGTGCCGGGGGTGCCGGGAGTCTTCTCATGTGAGGGGGCGGCCACTGACCAGGCCGCTCAACCGGCCTCAGAGCAGGGGAATTCGGGGCATTCGGCCCCAGGGCTGAGGCGCATTGCGTATGCATTGATCAACACGGGGGTGTTCATCTTGACCGACATCATTGAGCGCATCGCGGAGAGCCTCACGGAGCGCCCGGCGGGGAGGCCGGCGGAGGAGTCGACGGGGGAACTGACGCCGTACGTCACGCCGCTGCCGGTGCCGCCGGTCCTGCGGCCGGACTCCGTCGACGTACGCGACGAGACCGATGTGCCGGCGGAGACCGAGGTCGCGCTGCGCCCGGCCTGGATCCGTCTGCACCCGCAGCTGCCGCCGACCCTGATGTGGGGGTACGACGGATGTGTGCCGGGGCCGACGATCGAGGTGCGGCGCGGCAGGCGCGTCCGGATCGCGTGGACCAACCGCATCCCGAACGGCGCCGAGTATCCGGTCACTTCAGTAGAGGTGCCGCAGGCCGTCCCGAGCCCCGCCACCCTGCCGGGGCGCGCGGGCGTCGAGCCGAACAAGGACGTGGCCGCGCTGCCGCCCTGGTCGGTGACGCACCTGCACGGCGCGCAGACCGGCGGGGGCAACGACGGATGGGCGGACAACGCCGTGGGGCCCGGCGACGCGCAACTGTCCGAGTACCCGAACGACCACCAGGCGGTGCAGTGGTGGTATCACGACCACGCCATGAACATCACCCGCTGGAACCTCCAGGCGGGGCTGTACGGCACGTATCTGGTGCGGGACGACGAAGAGGACGCGCTCCATCTCCCCTGCGGGGAGCGGGAGATCCCGTTGCTGCTCGCCGACCGTAACCTGGACACGGACGAGGACGGACGTCTGAACGGCCGCCTGCTGCACAAGACCGTCATCGTCCAGGCCGAGAACCCCGAGACGGGCAAGCCGGTCTCGCTCCCCTTCACGGGCCCGTACAGCACGGTGAACGGCCGCATCTGGCCGTACGCGGACGTCGACGCGGCCTGGCACCGCTTCCGCCTGGTGAACGCGTCGAACGCCCGTATCTACGACCTCGTCCTCGTCGACGAGGACAACAACCCGGTCCGGGGTGTGATGCACCAGATCGGCAGTGACGGCGGCCTGTTGCCGCGTCCCGTGCCGGTCGACTTCGACGAGGAGCTGCCCACGCTCACCGTCGCGCCGGCCGAGCGTATGGACCTCCTGATCGACTTCCGTGCCCTCGCGGGCACGCGGGTGCGTCTGGTGAACAAGGGCCGCGACGAGGCCCCCGGGGTGCCCGACCCGGCGAACGACGTGCGCTACCCGCAGGTCATGGAGTTCCGGGTGCGGGACGCCGAGGTCGAGGACCCCTTCGCGCTCCCGGAGATCCTCTCGGGCTCGTTCCGCCCGCTGAGCCATGACGTCGAGCACGGCCACCGCCTGATCGTCCTGACGCCGCCCGCCACCAAGGGCGGCGGAGGACATCCGGAGATCTGGGAGATGACCGAGGTCAAGGACGCGGGCGACATCCGGGTCCCGACCGAGGGAGTCATCCAGCTGCGGGGCGCCGACGGCAAGACGAAGACCTACCGCCGCACCGCCCGCACCTTCAACGACGGTCTCGGCTTCACCATCGCCGAGGGCAGCCACGAACAGTGGAGCTTCCTGAACCTCGCGGTGGACCCACCGGTCACCCACCCCATGCACATCCACCTGGCCGACTTCCAGCTCCTCGGCCGCGACGCGTACGACGTCTCGGGCTTCGACGTCACCGTGGGCGGCACCCTCGCGCCGGTCGCCTTCGACCCGAAGAGGGAGATCCCCCTCGCCCCGAACGAGCGGGGGTGGAAGGACGTCTTCCTGGTGCCGGGCGGACAACTCCTGCGGGTGATGGGCAAGTTCGACGGGGCGTACGGCCGCTTCATGTACCACTGCCACCTCCTGGAACACGAGGACATGGGCATGATGCGGCCCTTCG
This region includes:
- the phsA gene encoding O-aminophenol oxidase PhsA; amino-acid sequence: MAESLTERPAGRPAEESTGELTPYVTPLPVPPVLRPDSVDVRDETDVPAETEVALRPAWIRLHPQLPPTLMWGYDGCVPGPTIEVRRGRRVRIAWTNRIPNGAEYPVTSVEVPQAVPSPATLPGRAGVEPNKDVAALPPWSVTHLHGAQTGGGNDGWADNAVGPGDAQLSEYPNDHQAVQWWYHDHAMNITRWNLQAGLYGTYLVRDDEEDALHLPCGEREIPLLLADRNLDTDEDGRLNGRLLHKTVIVQAENPETGKPVSLPFTGPYSTVNGRIWPYADVDAAWHRFRLVNASNARIYDLVLVDEDNNPVRGVMHQIGSDGGLLPRPVPVDFDEELPTLTVAPAERMDLLIDFRALAGTRVRLVNKGRDEAPGVPDPANDVRYPQVMEFRVRDAEVEDPFALPEILSGSFRPLSHDVEHGHRLIVLTPPATKGGGGHPEIWEMTEVKDAGDIRVPTEGVIQLRGADGKTKTYRRTARTFNDGLGFTIAEGSHEQWSFLNLAVDPPVTHPMHIHLADFQLLGRDAYDVSGFDVTVGGTLAPVAFDPKREIPLAPNERGWKDVFLVPGGQLLRVMGKFDGAYGRFMYHCHLLEHEDMGMMRPFVVMPKEALKFDHGAGHGGHEGGHTG